One Coccinella septempunctata chromosome 1, icCocSept1.1, whole genome shotgun sequence DNA window includes the following coding sequences:
- the LOC123322971 gene encoding uncharacterized protein LOC123322971 produces MKMKSENYHEVCELLDKLYLDTICLMEEEIQLKINMEKSMIEGENNLAKCRYIMGSNSVSAMNIPLNPEEDIHCTTSVESFPSELFPEVNKYEIISTEPKPNMTNPIKWFGYFTQKNLLKSQKSYETSLQWAIEAINIQNQLKYLCHKCKALRLLKVSLLESKE; encoded by the coding sequence ATGAAGATGAAATCCGAAAATTATCACGAAGTTTGCGAATTATTGGACAAACTCTATTTAGATACCATATGCTTAATGGAAGAAGAAATTCAACTAAAAATTAATATGGAAAAATCAATGATTGAAGGTGAAAACAACCTTGCGAAATGTAGATACATAATGGGCTCAAACTCTGTATCAGCTATGAATATTCCCTTGAATCCTGAAGAAGATATTCACTGTACAACATCAGTTGAAAGTTTTCCTTCTGAATTATTCCCAGAAGTtaataaatatgaaataatCTCAACTGAACCAAAACCCAATATGACGAATCCAATCAAGTGGTTTGGATATTTTACACAGAAAAACTTGCtcaaatcacaaaaatcttatgaAACATCCTTGCAGTGGGCTATTGAAGCAATTAATATACAAAATCAGTTGAAATACCTATGTCACAAGTGTAAGGCCTTGAGACTTTTGAAGGTTTCTTTGTTGGAATCAAAAGAGTAA
- the LOC123322972 gene encoding GPI mannosyltransferase 1 gives MEGGTKLVKQILSIDYKIQIIFALAIRILLIAYSVYHDSIFTVPYTDIDYKVFTDASRYVLEGKSPFERHTYRYSPLLAIILTPNILVSSLFGKFLFSVIDLFVGLLIRKIILYNIQEYYEFMQKNKFYLKMRSKYIKNISENDQNFCNITIAANTGMVVWLYNPLTIAIATRGNCDSIAGFLVLSSILCIQCKKMYFLAGVMHGLAIHFRLYPIFYSLTFFMYLSDYSFYVVPKEENETDVKKTIFKKKYLFYLIPNRNQMSLIAGCVLSLSFFITIFYYLYGYEFLHETYLYHFIRKDTRHNFSLYFYLQYLTAYIKNIPIWQKVLVSLPQLVLLVVLSVKYGLDRVSMNFGILIQTIVIVSFNTVLTSQYFVWIMVVLPICLWQIKTTLRAAFFWITIWFLAQGAWLLPAYLLEFKGQNTFIFIWLQSVAFFCANIAILGRLIMHHKPCNLEIFGKMS, from the coding sequence ATGGAGGGAGGCACTAAGTTGGTTAAACAAATTCTCAGTATAGAttataaaattcaaataatttttgctCTAGCTATACGAATTTTATTGATTGCTTATAGTGTCTATCACGATTCTATATTTACTGTACCATATACTGATATTGATTATAAAGTGTTTACAGATGCTTCACGTTATGTACTCGAAGGTAAATCGCCTTTTGAGAGACATACATACAGATATTCCCCTTTATTAGCTATTATATTAACTCCAAATATACTTGTTTCTTCTTTATTTGGAAAATTTCTGTTTTCTGTAATCGATTTGTTTGTAGGTTTATTaattagaaaaattattttatataatATTCAAGAATATTATGAATTCATgcaaaagaataagttctaccTTAAAATGCGTAGTAAGTATATTAAAAATATCTCAGAGAATGACCAAAATTTCTGCAATATCACTATTGCAGCCAATACCGGTATGGTAGTTTGGCTTTACAATCCTTTAACTATTGCAATAGCAACAAGAGGAAACTGTGACTCTATTGCTggatttttagttctatcttcgATATTATGCATTCAGTGTAAAAAGATGTATTTCTTGGCAGGTGTCATGCATGGTTTGGCTATTCATTTTCGATTATATCCAATTTTTTATAGTTTAACTTTCTTCATGTACTTGAGTGATTATTCATTCTATGTAGTGccaaaagaagaaaatgaaacTGATGTCAAAAagacaattttcaaaaaaaaatatttattctatCTAATACCAAATAGGAATCAGATGTCTTTGATTGCAGGATGCGTACTTTCTCTCTCTTTCTTTATTACTATTTTTTACTACTTATATGGATATGAATTTCTTCATGAAACCTATTTGTATCATTTTATTCGTAAAGATACACGCCACAATTTCTCTTTGTACTTTTACCTCCAATACTTAACTGcttatataaaaaatattcctaTTTGGCAGAAAGTATTGGTCAGTCTACCGCAGTTAGTATTACTTGTAGTGCTATCTGTAAAGTACGGCTTAGATAGGGTTAGTATGAACTTTGGGATTTTAATTCAAACGATAGTTATCGTTTCTTTCAATACTGTTTTGACCTCCCAATATTTTGTTTGGATCATGGTAGTTTTGCCGATTTGTCTCTGGCAAATTAAAACTACCCTCCGAGCAGCGTTTTTTTGGATAACCATTTGGTTTTTGGCGCAGGGCGCATGGTTACTTCCAGCGTATCTGTTGGAATTCAAGGGacagaatactttcattttcatttggCTACAGAGTGTGGCGTTTTTTTGTGCGAATATCGCTATATTAGGTAGGCTCATAATGCATCATAAGCCTTGCAATCTTGaaatattcgggaaaatgtCTTGA